From a single Pempheris klunzingeri isolate RE-2024b chromosome 2, fPemKlu1.hap1, whole genome shotgun sequence genomic region:
- the aspn gene encoding asporin — translation MSVFLLLCLLALGNAKPYQPLNTMDFLKYYDIMMADSGEDDDDEDDDDDDDDYDDDDDNCPAGCHCSPRVVQCSDQGLISVPEKIPEDTVILDLQNNDITEIKEDDFKGLHKLHGLFLINNKISKIHPKAFRNMDHLRLLYLSYNLLTQIPANLPPNVIELRFHENKISKIQEEAFKGLRKLHVLELGANPLTNSGIELGAFVGLSTLYIGIAEAKLTAVPKALPSSITELSLDYNKISKVEVEDFMRYKNLQRLGLSFNQIKFVENGSFVRTPNIRVIHLDNNRLKKVPPGLSSLRYLQVIFLHGNKISTVGVNDFCPIRPSVKKNMYTGISLFANPVKYWDIQPATFRCVTGRRSVQLGNFRK, via the exons ATGAGcgtcttcctcctgctgtgcctGCTAGCGCTAGGCAACGCCAAACCTTACCAGCCACTCAACACCATGGACTTCTTGAAATACTATGACATCATGATGGCCGATTCGGGTGAAGATGATGACGacgaggatgatgatgatgacgatgatgattatgatgatgatgatgacaactGTCCAGCAGGTTGCCATTGCTCACCCAGAGTGGTGCAGTGCTCCGATCAGG GTCTGATCTCCGTTCCTGAGAAGATTCCTGAAGACACTGTGATCCTAGACCTCCAAAACAATGATATCACTGAGATCAAAGAGGACGACTTTAAAGGCCTCCACAAGCTTCAT GGCTTGTTTCTCATCAACAACAAGATCTCTAAGATTCATCCTAAAGCCTTCAGAAACATGGACCATCTTAGACTGCTCTACCTCTCCTACAACCTGCTGACTCAGATCCCCGCAAACCTGCCACCTAATGTCATCGAGCTCCGcttccatgaaaacaaaatcagcaAGATTCAGGAGGAAGCATTCAAGGGCCTGAGGAAACTTCATGTGCTAG AGCTGGGCGCCAACCCTCTGACCAACAGTGGAATTGAGCTGGGGGCTTTTGTCGGCTTGTCGACCCTGTATATCGGTATAGCAGAGGCCAAACTAACCGCTGTGCCAAAAG CCCTCCCATCCTCCATCACAGAGCTGAGCCTGGACTACAACAAGATTTCTAAGGTGGAGGTAGAAGACTTCATGAGATATAAAAACCTGCAGAG GCTAGGACTCAGTTTTAACCAGATCAAGTTTGTAGAAAATGGCAGCTTTGTCAGAACTCCGAACATCCGTGTGATCCACCTGGACAACAACCGTCTGAAAAAGGTCCCACCAGGCCTCAGCTCCCTGCGCTACCTCCAG gTGATTTTCCTCCATGGCAACAAAATCAGCACTGTGGGAGTCAACGATTTCTGTCCCATCAGACCAAGCGTCAAGAAGAACATGTACACAGGCATCAGTCTGTTTGCCAACCCTGTTAAATACTGGGATATCCAGCCGGCCACCTTCCGCTGTGTAACTGGACGGAGGAGTGTTCAGCTTGGAAACTTCAGAAAGTAG